One part of the Oncorhynchus kisutch isolate 150728-3 linkage group LG22, Okis_V2, whole genome shotgun sequence genome encodes these proteins:
- the LOC109866846 gene encoding forkhead box protein B1-like: MPRPGRNTYSDQKPPYSYISLTAMAIQSCPEKMLPLSEIYKFIMDRFPYYRENTQRWQNSLRHNLSFNDCFIKIPRRPDQPGKGSFWALHPSCGDMFENGSFLRRRKRFKVMMMMAQEHLAQSKQSDAAHYLRLSALAATGTHLPQMSSYNLGVSQPSTFKHPFAIENIIAREYKVPGSLAFSTMQSMSAGYPLHNQLTTAWPHMYNTMVDPVSPISMSGDYVAYRMPLKSLCHGGQTLPAIPVPIKPNPTTVGLSAGLTRHTSAFLSNSPQSLSPTSPQTDTSQSSPPTPRETHTNPTLQSVAVH, translated from the coding sequence ATGCCCCGACCAGGGAGGAACACGTACAGCGACCAGAAACCTCCCTATTCCTACATCTCCCTCACCGCCATGGCCATCCAGTCCTGCCCGGAGAAGATGCTCCCTCTCAGCGAGATCTACAAGTTCATTATGGACAGGTTCCCTTACTACAGAGAGAACACCCAGCGATGGCAGAACTCCTTACGGCACAACCTGTCCTTCAACGACTGTTTCATCAAGATCCCGCGGCGTCCGGACCAGCCCGGGAAGGGTAGCTTCTGGGCTCTGCACCCCAGCTGCGGGGACATGTTCGAGAACGGGAGCTTCTTGCGGCGCCGTAAACGGTtcaaggtgatgatgatgatggcgcAGGAGCACCTGGCTCAGTCCAAGCAGTCTGACGCAGCCCATTATCTCAGGCTTAGCGCCCTGGCTGCCACCGGCACACACCTCCCTCAGATGTCCAGCTATAACTTGGGAGTGTCACAGCCATCAACTTTTaaacacccatttgctatagagAACATCATCGCCAGAGAGTACAAGGTTCCCGGGAGTCTGGCGTTCTCCACCATGCAGTCGATGTCTGCAGGCTACCCGCTGCACAACCAGTTGACTACGGCCTGGCCTCACATGTACAACACTATGGTGGACCCTGTTTCTCCTATCTCTATGAGCGGTGACTACGTGGCCTACCGCATGCCTCTTAAATCTCTGTGTCACGGAGGACAGACCCTACCCGCCATTCCGGTGCCCATCAAGCCCAACCCGACCACGGTAGGTCTCTCGGCGGGGCTGACGCGACACACATCCGCCTTCCTTTCGAACTCTCCCCAATCTCTGAGCCCCACCTCCCCGCAGACAGACACCAGCCAAAGCAGCCCCCCTACTCCCAGGGAGACTCACACCAACCCGACACTGCAGTCCGTGGCAGTGCACTAA